One window from the genome of Cumulibacter manganitolerans encodes:
- a CDS encoding multidrug effflux MFS transporter — protein MPAAVLTLLGALTAIGPFALDLYLAAFPQIAQELGTTPTEVQLTLTACMIGLAVGQLVTGIASDAIGRKRPLVVGMALFLAFSVLCMLAPGIWWLILGRFLQGVGGGAGIVVARAVIRDRTSGEAMIRALTTVMVLLGLAPILAPMLGGVLMRLTDWRGVFASLAVIALLLLLGSLTLPESLPLERRHPPRLKKVRADFAAVLTDRAWQYGAGSVSLTSAAVFVYIGSSSFVFQEVYGLSPLQFSVLFGINAANFMIFSQSNRLLSRWFTPQQRLGMATLGLSIAGVVLLTAASLDRAPIWLAIVGFALLPASHGVGSPNGIAIALENHGDRAGSASALHGVLQYVVAAVTIPLVGEKIQGIAVGVCSMAAALVLLRLAVKRAREPREAAVRTATAEPSTVD, from the coding sequence ATGCCCGCCGCCGTCCTCACCCTGCTCGGTGCGCTGACGGCCATCGGACCGTTCGCCCTCGACCTCTACCTCGCGGCGTTCCCGCAGATTGCCCAGGAGCTCGGGACGACGCCCACCGAGGTCCAGCTGACCCTCACCGCCTGCATGATCGGGCTGGCCGTCGGCCAGCTGGTCACCGGCATCGCCAGCGACGCCATCGGCCGCAAGCGGCCGCTCGTGGTGGGCATGGCGCTGTTCCTGGCGTTCTCCGTGCTGTGCATGCTCGCCCCCGGCATCTGGTGGCTGATCCTCGGTCGATTCCTGCAGGGCGTCGGCGGCGGCGCCGGGATCGTCGTGGCGCGGGCGGTGATCCGCGACCGCACCTCCGGCGAGGCGATGATCCGCGCCCTGACCACGGTGATGGTGCTGCTGGGCCTGGCACCGATCCTGGCGCCCATGCTCGGCGGCGTCCTGATGCGGCTGACCGACTGGCGCGGCGTCTTCGCCTCGCTCGCGGTGATCGCGCTGCTGCTGCTGCTCGGCTCGCTGACCCTCCCGGAGTCCCTGCCGCTCGAGCGGCGGCACCCGCCGCGACTGAAGAAGGTGCGCGCCGACTTTGCCGCGGTGCTCACCGATCGCGCCTGGCAGTACGGCGCGGGCTCGGTGTCGCTCACCAGCGCCGCGGTGTTCGTCTACATCGGCTCGTCGTCCTTCGTCTTCCAGGAGGTCTACGGCCTGAGCCCGCTGCAGTTCTCGGTCCTGTTCGGCATCAACGCGGCCAACTTCATGATCTTCAGCCAGAGCAACCGGCTGCTCTCGCGCTGGTTCACGCCCCAGCAGCGGCTCGGCATGGCGACCCTCGGGCTGTCGATCGCCGGCGTCGTCCTGCTCACGGCCGCGTCGCTGGATCGGGCCCCGATCTGGCTGGCGATCGTCGGGTTCGCGCTGCTGCCGGCCAGCCACGGCGTCGGCTCGCCGAACGGGATCGCGATCGCCCTCGAGAACCACGGCGATCGCGCGGGGTCGGCGTCCGCGCTGCACGGGGTCCTGCAGTACGTCGTCGCCGCGGTGACGATCCCGCTGGTGGGCGAGAAGATCCAGGGCATCGCGGTCGGCGTCTGCTCGATGGCCGCCGCGCTGGTGCTGCTGCGGCTGGCCGTGAAGCGCGCCCGGGAGC